Proteins from one Nicotiana tabacum cultivar K326 chromosome 23, ASM71507v2, whole genome shotgun sequence genomic window:
- the LOC107807159 gene encoding sphingolipid delta(4)-desaturase DES1-like (The RefSeq protein has 1 substitution compared to this genomic sequence): MGFEGEKREEEGVMANDFFWSYTDEPHASRRRQILSQYPQIKQLFGPDPFAFLKISGVVLLQLWTATFLQDASWLKILIVAYFFGSFLNHNLFLAIHELSHNLAFSTPVYNRWLGIFANLPVGVPMSVTFQKYHLEHHRFQGVDGIDMDIPSLAEAHVVKNVLAKSIWVILQLFFYAFRPLFLKPKPPGIWEFINLIIQLSLDGAMVYFWGWKSLAYLILSTFVGGGMHPMAGHFISEHYVFNPEQETYSYYGPLNLMTWSVGYHNEHHDFPRIPGSKLYKVKEIAPEYYENLDSYKSWSQVIYMYIMDRTVGPFSRMKRKLSTKANKSE, encoded by the exons atggGGTTTGAAGGGGAAAAGAGAGAAGAGGAAGGAGTAATGGCTAATGATTTCTTTTGGTCATATACTGATGAGCCTCATGCTTCTCGTAGAAGGCAAATCCTCTCTCAATACCCTCAGATTAAACAGCTTTTTGGCCCTGACCCTTTTGCCTTTCTCAAG ATATCTGGAGTTGTTTTGCTTCAGCTTTGGACTGCTACCTTCCTTCAAGATGCAAGTTGGCTGAAGATATTGATAGTAGCCTACTTTTTCGGCTCTTTTCTAAACCACAATCTCTTCTTGGCTATTCATGAACTAAGTCATAACCTCGCTTTCTCTACTCCAGTCTACAACCGTTGGCTCGGAAtatttgccaaccttcccgtgggtgTGCCCATGTCTGTTACCTTCCAAAAGTATCACCTCGAGCACCATCGCTTCCAAGGAGTTGATGGAATCGACATGGACATCCCGAGCCTTGCTGAAGCCCATGTCGTCAAAAATGTTCTTGCAAAATCTATATGGGTTATTCTCCAACTTTTCTTTTATGCTTTCCGGCCACTTTTTCTTAAACCTAAACCACCTGGCATATGGGAGTTCATTAATTTGATTATCCAGCTATCCCTCGACGGAGCTATGGTTTACTTCTGGGGCTGGAAATCACTCGCTTATCTAATTCTGTCTACTTTTGTTGGGGGCGGGATGCACCCAATGGCTGGTCACTTCATCTCCGAGCATTATGTCTTCAATCCTGAGCAGGAGACATACTCCTATTACGGTCCCCTTAACCTTATGACTTGGAGTGTAGGATACCACAACGAGCACCACGACTTTCCCAGAATTTCCGGAAGCAAGCTCTACAAGGTGAAGGAGATTGCGCCAGAATATTATGAAAACTTAGATTCTTACAAATCTTGGAGCCAGGTCATCTACATGTACATAATGGATCGAACAGTTGGACCTTTCAGCAGAATGAAGAGAAAGTTGTCAACAAAGGCAAATAAGTCCGAATAG